From a region of the Marmota flaviventris isolate mMarFla1 chromosome 13, mMarFla1.hap1, whole genome shotgun sequence genome:
- the LOC114081390 gene encoding vomeronasal type-1 receptor 48-like → MNKANRLYSNIHIRNTVYTVTGVGVMANALLLLVHISLHITGHRPKPTDLRIGLLALIHLVILLINGFIASDIFVPQGGRWDDLTCKLLIYLYRLMRGFSVCANCLLSVLQAITLSPRSSYLAKFKHKSSHHNLCFLLFLWVIYSSFSSHLFISIAATPNWTSDNFMYVTESCSFIPMTFFLRHSFSILLTFREVFFLGIMTLSSRYMVALLCRHKRQSPCLHSTSLSPVSSPELRATQKILLLMSCFVVMSILDNIVSYARITLRDDPIFYCIQILVTHSYASFSPLVFICTEKRIIVIFRYMWEKTVNISVGVVDKFC, encoded by the coding sequence ATGAACAAAGCCAACAGACTGTACAGTAATATTCACATAAGAAACACCGTGTACACCGTGACTGGTGTTGGGGTCATGGCCAATGCCCTTCTTCTCCTCGTCCACATCTCCTTGCACATTACTGGGCACAGACCTAAGCCCACTGACCTGCGCATTGGTCTCCTGGCCCTAATCCACCTGGTAATTCTGCTCATCAATGGCTTCATAGCTTCTGACATTTTTGTACCTCAGGGGGGCAGGTGGGATGACCTGACGTGTAAATTGCTCATCTACCTGTACAGGTTGATGAGGGGCTTCTCCGTCTGTGCCAACTGCCTGCTGAGTGTCCTCCAAGCCATCACTCTCAGCCCCAGGAGCTCCTACTTGGCAAAATTCAAACATAAATCCTCACATCATAACCtgtgtttccttctctttctgtggGTCATCTACTCATCCTTCAGTAGCCACCTGTTCATCTCCATTGCTGCTACCCCCAATTGGACCTCAGACAACTTTATGTACGTCACAGAATCCTGCTCCTTCATTCCCATGACCTTCTTTCTCCGTcacagcttctccatcctgctgaCCTTCAGGGAAGTCTTCTTTCTAGGAATAATGACCCTCTCCAGTAGATACATGGTGGCTCTCCTGTGCAGGCACAAGAGGCAGTCCCCGTGTCTCCACAGCACCAGCCTCTCTCCAGTGTCATCCCCAGAACTGAGGGCCACCCAGAAAATCCTGCTGCTTATGAGTTGCTTCGTGGTCATGTCCATCTTGGACAACATTGTCTCCTATGCAAGAATCACACTGAGGGATGATCCAATATTTTACTGTATCCAGATCCTTGTGACCCATAGCTATGCTTCGTTCAGCCCTTTGGTGTTTATTTGTACTGAAAAACGTATAATTGTTATTTTCAGATACATGTGGGAGAAGACAGTAAACATTTCAGTAGGAGTGGTGGATAAGTTCTGTTAA